One segment of Kwoniella newhampshirensis strain CBS 13917 chromosome 10 map unlocalized Ctg14, whole genome shotgun sequence DNA contains the following:
- a CDS encoding 40S ribosomal protein uS11, whose protein sequence is MPPKKVRAPQEAAVSLGPQVAEGENVFGVAHIFASFNDTFVHVTDLSGKETISRVTGGMKVKADRDESSPYAAMLAAQDVAAKCKEVGITALHIKLRATGGTGVKQPGPGGQAALRALARAGMKIGRIEDVTPVPSDSTRRKGGRRGRRL, encoded by the exons ATG CCCCCCAAGAAGGTCAGAGCCCCTCAAGAAGCCGCCGTCTCTCTCGGTCCTCAGGTCGCTGAGGGTGAGAACGTTTTTGGCGTTGCTCACATCTTTGCTTC CTTCAACGACACTTTCGTCCACGTTACCGATCTGTCTGGAAAGGAGACCATCTCCAGAGTCACCGGTGGTATGAAGGTCAAGGCTGACCGAGACGAGTCTTCT CCCTACGCCGCCATGTTGGCCGCCCAGGACGTCGCTGCCAAGTGCAAGGAAGTCGGAATCACCGCTCTTCACATCAAGCTCCGAGCCACCGGTGGTACCGGTGTCAAGCAGCCCGGTCCAGGTGGTCAGGCCGCCCTCCGAGCCCTCGCCCGTGCCGGCATGAAGATCGGTCGAATCGAGGACGTCACTCCCGTCCCCTCAGACTCTACTAGGAGAAAGGGTGGTCGAAGGGGTAGACGATTGTAA